A region of the Candidatus Glassbacteria bacterium genome:
CATGCAAATCGCCATCGTCTCCACCGCTTTCGCCTTGTTCAAATTGCTGCCCTGAGTCCCTCCGTTTCCTTTTTTTCCTTATTCGCGTTGGTCCCCCTGGCTGAGGTGAGGGAATGGATGAAGCCCCCGGCGGCTACCCCTTGAGAAACTCCGCCAGCGCCTGGAAGGCCAGGGCCCGCATGGAATGGAGGCGCTTGGTTTGCGGGGCCATTTCGCCGTAGGTGACGGATGCCCCCCGGGGCTGGAAGATGGCATCCCAGCCGAAGCCATGGTCCCCCCGGGGAGGAACGATCATGCCCTCCATCCGCCCCTCGAAGAGATGAACGGACTCCCCGTCGTGATACCCGATGGTGGACACGGCTTCGGCCCGGAAATCCCCGCAGGGTTCCAGCGCCCGCACCAGTCCCGCCGTTCCCAGATCGGCCAGGAAGTACTT
Encoded here:
- a CDS encoding non-canonical purine NTP pyrophosphatase — protein: KYFLADLGTAGLVRALEPCGDFRAEAVSTIGYHDGESVHLFEGRMEGMIVPPRGDHGFGWDAIFQPRGASVTYGEMAPQTKRLHSMRALAFQALAEFLKG